A window from Desulfurispora thermophila DSM 16022 encodes these proteins:
- the cmr6 gene encoding type III-B CRISPR module RAMP protein Cmr6: protein MRDKHEVLTGKLLVEKVKKGFAGKVELGGKPMPVPAFYEFKDTSYNNRECRVERVNGTIINITVDGVELPRRGDSHSPGGTVRHAQKGRTEGTKQSAHLPKQQAAAKQVASAQEGGSWQKNSWKLPEDSRELLSAGLYHRVDNFALKLNKFVIWEKETGKETEKAVFFKPAQKKKSGFFIGASFAAIEFSQLHERRKMLFNNTGLQVLSMELKTAWRLVVGLGNQSVYETSLTLHPVYGFPYLPGSALKGLVRSYVIERSFRQQENAALADPGFCLVFGNPRQENSSARRGMVHFYDAFPLAEPCVEPDIMNNHYSEYYADSTGQKPPGDYYDPLPIYFLTVKETAFVFYLGIAEKHNQPIDSGKFTGYKPLELAEKWLREALQQHGAGAKTAVGYGFFASLQEGF, encoded by the coding sequence ATGAGAGATAAGCATGAAGTGCTTACAGGCAAGCTGCTGGTGGAAAAGGTTAAAAAAGGCTTTGCCGGTAAAGTGGAGCTGGGCGGGAAGCCTATGCCCGTTCCAGCTTTCTATGAATTCAAGGATACCAGCTATAACAACCGGGAGTGTCGTGTAGAGCGTGTGAACGGAACAATTATAAATATAACTGTGGACGGGGTGGAACTGCCCAGGCGGGGCGATAGCCATTCACCTGGCGGTACGGTTCGCCATGCCCAGAAGGGTCGAACAGAAGGGACAAAGCAAAGTGCTCATTTACCAAAGCAGCAGGCTGCTGCAAAGCAGGTGGCTTCGGCTCAGGAAGGTGGTTCCTGGCAAAAGAACAGCTGGAAGTTACCTGAAGACAGCCGGGAGTTGCTCTCTGCTGGTCTGTACCACCGTGTGGACAACTTTGCGTTAAAGTTAAACAAGTTTGTTATATGGGAAAAAGAAACAGGGAAAGAAACAGAAAAAGCCGTGTTTTTTAAACCGGCCCAGAAAAAAAAGTCTGGCTTTTTCATTGGGGCCAGTTTTGCTGCGATTGAATTTTCCCAATTGCACGAGCGCCGGAAAATGCTGTTTAACAATACGGGCTTGCAAGTGCTTTCCATGGAGTTAAAAACCGCGTGGCGGCTGGTGGTGGGATTGGGAAACCAGTCTGTATACGAAACTTCGTTAACGTTGCACCCTGTATATGGTTTTCCTTACCTGCCCGGCAGTGCCCTGAAAGGGTTGGTTCGCAGTTATGTGATAGAGCGGAGTTTCCGGCAGCAGGAAAATGCGGCCCTGGCTGATCCTGGTTTCTGCCTGGTCTTTGGTAACCCCAGGCAGGAAAATAGCAGTGCCCGGCGGGGGATGGTACATTTTTATGATGCCTTTCCGCTGGCTGAGCCATGTGTAGAACCCGACATTATGAACAATCACTACAGTGAGTACTATGCTGACAGCACAGGGCAGAAGCCACCCGGTGATTACTACGATCCTCTGCCCATATACTTCTTGACAGTAAAAGAAACCGCTTTTGTTTTTTATCTGGGCATAGCAGAAAAGCATAATCAGCCTATTGACAGTGGTAAATTTACCGGGTACAAACCACTTGAACTGGCCGAAAAGTGGTTGCGGGAAGCCCTGCAACAGCATGGAGCAGGGGCCAAAACAGCAGTAGGGTATGGTTTTTTTGCCAGCTTGCAGGAGGGGTTTTGA
- the cmr5 gene encoding type III-B CRISPR module-associated protein Cmr5 yields MAVETFTTLEQGRAQYAFKCAEEGRKIPRCKEYKSYCKKIPLLIKTNGLGAALAFISAKKSSDREKPGYAYQLLYQQISEWLARKDKRHLLAGADAGAGELVAKVISLPSVQYRAVTREVLALCLWLKRFAEALIEGEAEE; encoded by the coding sequence ATGGCCGTGGAAACTTTCACCACGCTGGAGCAGGGTCGGGCCCAGTACGCCTTTAAGTGTGCTGAGGAAGGGAGAAAAATACCCCGTTGCAAGGAGTACAAGTCTTACTGTAAAAAAATTCCCCTGTTAATCAAGACCAACGGACTGGGTGCTGCGCTGGCCTTCATATCGGCCAAAAAAAGCAGTGACCGGGAAAAGCCAGGATATGCCTATCAGTTACTGTATCAGCAGATATCCGAATGGCTGGCCAGGAAGGACAAAAGACATTTGCTGGCCGGTGCTGATGCCGGGGCCGGTGAACTGGTGGCCAAGGTTATTTCCCTGCCGTCTGTCCAGTACCGGGCGGTGACGCGGGAAGTGCTGGCCCTCTGTCTCTGGCTGAAACGCTTTGCCGAGGCTCTGATTGAAGGTGAGGCGGAAGAATGA
- the cmr4 gene encoding type III-B CRISPR module RAMP protein Cmr4, with protein sequence MFKLARPFFLLVETPLHAGSGSDLGIVDLPIQREKHTGFPKVEASGLKGCIKEAFRELPQMELNGKVLGENERKQAINLTFGPDEGDLHAGALGFTDARLLLFPVRSARGVFAWITCPRVLHRMVQDWQLTGLSKEMPPVPQAGSVPEKSQLLVDDQHILLEEYAFKVQKSADCSKLAEWLAGNVLPRAQAYNYWREKMKQNLVVLADDDFSDFVHLATEVITRTRIDQTTGTVQDGALFTEEYLPAESVLYALALATPIFVEKNKDKAVFVQNGGPEEKLVMDFWATNLPSVIQLGGNATIGKGLVSINIPEVGK encoded by the coding sequence ATGTTTAAACTGGCCCGGCCATTTTTTCTTTTAGTAGAGACCCCGCTGCATGCCGGCAGCGGCAGTGACCTGGGGATAGTGGATTTACCTATTCAGCGGGAAAAACACACCGGTTTTCCCAAGGTGGAAGCCTCGGGCTTAAAAGGCTGTATAAAAGAAGCTTTTCGGGAACTGCCCCAAATGGAATTAAACGGTAAAGTTCTGGGAGAAAATGAAAGAAAGCAGGCCATAAACCTTACTTTTGGTCCCGATGAGGGTGATCTGCACGCTGGTGCTCTGGGCTTTACCGATGCTCGCCTGCTGCTCTTTCCTGTTCGTTCGGCCCGGGGCGTTTTCGCTTGGATTACCTGCCCCCGCGTGTTGCACAGAATGGTTCAGGACTGGCAACTGACTGGCCTGTCAAAAGAAATGCCTCCGGTGCCGCAGGCCGGCAGTGTACCCGAAAAAAGCCAGCTGCTGGTGGACGATCAACACATTTTGCTGGAGGAGTATGCTTTCAAAGTGCAAAAGAGCGCCGACTGCAGCAAACTGGCTGAATGGTTGGCCGGCAATGTGTTGCCCCGCGCTCAGGCTTACAACTACTGGCGGGAAAAAATGAAACAGAATCTGGTGGTGCTTGCCGATGACGACTTCAGTGATTTTGTCCACCTGGCTACCGAGGTAATTACCCGCACCAGGATTGACCAGACCACTGGTACAGTGCAGGACGGCGCACTGTTCACAGAAGAATATTTGCCGGCTGAAAGTGTTTTGTACGCGCTGGCCCTGGCTACCCCCATTTTTGTGGAGAAAAATAAAGATAAGGCTGTTTTTGTGCAAAATGGTGGGCCGGAGGAAAAATTGGTAATGGATTTTTGGGCAACCAACCTGCCTTCTGTAATCCAGTTGGGCGGCAATGCCACCATCGGTAAGGGCCTGGTCAGCATCAACATTCCGGAGGTGGGGAAATAA
- the cas10 gene encoding type III-B CRISPR-associated protein Cas10/Cmr2 has translation MSQLLIFSVGPVQSFIAQARKTQDLQAGSYILSHLCRVALQVAQDKFAAQVIYPCPDTKSLPNRLVAVIDGGPEQGKSAGQALEKAVREEFSSMAWQIAQKAGLPLQVAFSRQLSDFLQIYWLALPLDGSYAERYGEAERLLGAAKNVRSFTQLFECGRKCTLDGQYNVLFYRGPRKAHLDKQAVKVPDNLPLTYLAVGEGLSGISLVKRCAGLYFADINPLDFSERFPSTAHIALMDSLSRLDQVKLEKYRKLFSGHFDSKLYYEENLRPQALEENGCAVDLAARALPLLKEIIEESRQKKVQLTRYYAVLMLDGDNMGKWLSGEHLKDPARLMEFHADLSRVLGQYAEKVRGLVQEPAGRIIYAGGDDVLALLNLNHLLDILPALRQHFPNFAALPAVKENLSASASAGVCVAHYKTPLNEVLKWARRMEKLAKNIDGDKDAVGMAVLKHAGETCQFVAKWQYGMLYTLDVLRQLVQSLRCDAFSRTFITNIRLLFMRLAGTSGAFSQESLVNAEIKRLVRRSCQLPAHTARERELRQQEIDRLSGLLQQLHTRLSLNNFLHLLDIAAFLAREVN, from the coding sequence ATGAGCCAGTTACTGATCTTTTCTGTTGGCCCGGTACAGTCTTTTATTGCCCAGGCCCGCAAAACCCAGGATTTGCAAGCAGGCAGTTATATCCTTTCCCACCTCTGCCGGGTAGCCCTGCAAGTAGCGCAGGATAAATTTGCCGCGCAAGTTATTTATCCCTGCCCGGATACCAAATCGCTGCCCAACCGGCTGGTGGCGGTTATAGATGGCGGGCCGGAACAGGGAAAAAGTGCCGGACAAGCCCTGGAAAAAGCTGTGCGGGAAGAATTCAGCAGCATGGCCTGGCAGATCGCGCAGAAAGCGGGTCTGCCTTTGCAGGTTGCTTTTTCCCGCCAGTTGAGTGACTTTTTGCAAATCTACTGGTTGGCTCTGCCCCTGGATGGTTCCTATGCTGAGCGATACGGGGAAGCAGAAAGACTGCTGGGGGCTGCCAAAAATGTGCGCAGTTTCACTCAGTTGTTTGAATGCGGGCGCAAGTGTACCCTGGATGGGCAATATAATGTGCTTTTTTACCGTGGCCCGCGCAAGGCCCATCTGGACAAGCAGGCCGTAAAGGTACCGGATAATTTACCGCTGACCTATTTGGCTGTTGGGGAGGGTCTGAGCGGCATTTCGCTGGTTAAGCGCTGTGCAGGATTATATTTTGCTGATATAAATCCTTTAGATTTTTCGGAACGCTTTCCTTCCACAGCCCACATTGCTTTAATGGATAGCCTGTCTCGCCTGGATCAGGTTAAGCTGGAAAAGTACCGAAAACTTTTCTCCGGCCATTTTGACAGCAAGCTGTATTATGAGGAAAACCTGCGGCCCCAAGCCCTGGAGGAAAATGGTTGTGCAGTGGATTTGGCCGCCCGGGCTCTTCCTCTTTTAAAAGAGATCATTGAAGAAAGCCGGCAAAAGAAAGTCCAGCTTACCCGCTACTATGCCGTGTTGATGCTGGACGGGGACAATATGGGCAAATGGCTGTCCGGCGAACATTTAAAAGACCCGGCGCGTTTAATGGAGTTTCATGCAGATTTGAGCCGGGTATTGGGCCAGTATGCAGAAAAAGTGCGCGGTTTGGTACAGGAGCCGGCGGGCAGGATTATTTATGCCGGCGGCGACGATGTGCTGGCCCTGCTCAATTTGAATCATCTGCTGGATATATTGCCGGCGCTGCGCCAGCATTTCCCGAATTTTGCTGCTCTGCCGGCGGTTAAAGAAAACCTTTCCGCCAGCGCGTCCGCCGGAGTGTGCGTGGCTCATTACAAAACACCGCTCAATGAAGTGCTGAAATGGGCCCGCCGAATGGAAAAGCTGGCCAAAAACATAGACGGGGATAAAGATGCTGTGGGCATGGCCGTACTCAAGCATGCAGGGGAAACATGTCAATTTGTAGCAAAGTGGCAGTACGGGATGCTGTACACCCTGGATGTGTTGCGGCAGCTGGTACAGTCTTTGCGGTGTGATGCTTTTTCCCGCACATTTATTACCAATATTCGCCTGTTGTTCATGCGTTTGGCCGGTACCAGCGGCGCTTTCAGCCAGGAGTCGTTGGTCAATGCGGAGATAAAGCGACTGGTGCGGCGTTCCTGCCAATTGCCCGCCCATACTGCCAGGGAACGGGAACTTCGCCAGCAGGAGATAGATCGATTGAGCGGCCTGTTACAGCAACTGCATACCCGGTTGTCTTTGAACAATTTCTTGCATCTGCTGGATATAGCCGCTTTTCTGGCCCGGGAGGTGAATTAG
- a CDS encoding DUF1848 domain-containing protein — MIISASRRTDIPAFYSEWFWRRLQEGYVLVRNPMNIHRVSKVLLNKQVVDGIVFWTKNPRPMFERLHMLDDYAYYFQYTLNPYGRMLEKNLPPLEQCVQTFRELSRFIGPGRVIWRYDPVILTGEITLQYHLEQFARLADKLAGYTRCCVFSFVDFYSKAQRNLRGVGAREIIWKEKLYLAEQLARMAVQYDLQLASCAEDMDLSHFGIRPSRCIDGELLASINGRVLRVEKDKNQRHSCGCAASVDIGAYNTCGHGCLYCYANYSRPVVEKNIALYDPASPLLCSKLTTEDVVVEKKAASLAVLEKPLF, encoded by the coding sequence ATGATCATCAGTGCCAGTCGTCGTACCGATATTCCCGCCTTTTACAGTGAATGGTTTTGGAGGCGGCTTCAGGAAGGTTATGTGCTGGTGCGCAATCCCATGAACATCCATCGGGTGAGCAAAGTGCTGTTGAACAAGCAGGTGGTGGATGGAATAGTATTCTGGACCAAAAATCCCCGGCCCATGTTTGAGCGCCTGCACATGCTGGATGATTATGCCTATTACTTTCAGTACACGTTAAATCCTTATGGAAGGATGCTGGAAAAGAATTTGCCCCCTTTGGAGCAGTGTGTGCAAACCTTTCGTGAATTGTCCCGCTTTATTGGTCCCGGGCGGGTGATCTGGCGGTATGATCCTGTGATTCTCACCGGGGAGATTACTCTGCAGTATCATTTGGAGCAATTTGCCCGGTTGGCGGACAAATTGGCCGGATACACCCGGTGTTGTGTGTTCAGTTTCGTGGATTTTTATTCCAAAGCCCAGCGTAATTTAAGGGGGGTTGGGGCCCGGGAAATCATCTGGAAGGAAAAATTGTACCTGGCTGAACAGCTGGCCCGAATGGCCGTGCAGTACGATCTGCAGTTGGCCAGCTGCGCTGAAGATATGGATTTGTCCCATTTTGGCATCAGGCCCTCGCGCTGTATAGATGGGGAACTGCTGGCGAGCATTAATGGGCGTGTCCTGCGTGTGGAAAAGGACAAAAACCAGCGCCACTCCTGCGGCTGCGCGGCCAGTGTGGATATAGGTGCCTACAACACCTGTGGGCATGGTTGTCTGTACTGTTATGCCAATTACAGCCGCCCGGTGGTGGAAAAAAACATTGCCCTCTATGATCCGGCCTCGCCGCTTTTATGCAGCAAGCTGACAACAGAGGATGTGGTGGTGGAAAAGAAAGCTGCCTCTCTGGCCGTGCTGGAGAAGCCGCTGTTCTGA
- a CDS encoding putative CRISPR-associated protein, producing the protein MLTGWASGRPEASAEITSLWKIKQETGQDIAASLIATDTILSRLAAEIIEKVLQGQFKVFFEPVLDVIPGLQVKDRKKFEKTGLVELLERIEKIIFSRAGGDYGQVGLNITGGYKAVIPYLTILGQVKGIPLYYIFERTDELIKLPQAPLSINWSMFEKYSHVLNDLAEGIAEDWQNYKRKHNIGDDFSACIWEEGDMAELNALGRVFWLKYQQFITVDILRGMRYFSDSAGNKAEVNVAIKELYGRLQERLKDLRPPDEKTLLQYLSNLPDTDDLRHGANPGRNKFIFKSTKKSHIRLFYSPVYQNGFLKLKIYDYVRGDFDHEIYIQEFKRRLKALPDEQFITIPL; encoded by the coding sequence ATGTTAACTGGCTGGGCAAGTGGCAGGCCGGAGGCCAGTGCAGAGATTACCAGCCTATGGAAAATAAAGCAGGAGACCGGGCAGGACATTGCTGCCAGCCTGATTGCTACGGACACAATTTTATCCCGCCTGGCCGCGGAAATCATTGAAAAGGTATTGCAGGGGCAGTTTAAGGTGTTTTTTGAACCGGTGCTTGATGTTATTCCCGGTTTACAGGTAAAGGATAGGAAGAAATTTGAAAAAACTGGCCTGGTTGAGTTGCTGGAAAGGATTGAGAAAATTATTTTCAGCCGGGCAGGCGGTGATTACGGACAGGTTGGTTTAAATATCACCGGTGGATATAAAGCGGTGATCCCTTATCTGACAATTCTGGGCCAGGTGAAGGGCATTCCCCTTTACTATATTTTTGAGCGTACCGATGAATTGATTAAGCTGCCGCAGGCACCCTTGAGCATTAACTGGAGTATGTTTGAAAAGTACAGCCATGTTTTGAATGATTTGGCTGAAGGTATTGCTGAGGATTGGCAAAATTATAAAAGAAAGCACAATATTGGGGATGATTTCAGTGCCTGTATATGGGAAGAGGGCGATATGGCCGAACTGAATGCTCTGGGCAGAGTTTTTTGGTTAAAGTACCAGCAATTTATAACCGTAGATATTCTGCGGGGCATGCGCTACTTTTCCGACAGTGCCGGTAATAAAGCGGAGGTGAATGTGGCGATTAAGGAATTGTATGGCAGGCTGCAGGAGCGGCTGAAAGACCTTCGTCCGCCTGACGAAAAAACACTTCTTCAGTACCTCAGCAATCTACCGGATACGGATGATCTGCGCCATGGAGCCAATCCGGGGCGCAATAAGTTTATTTTTAAATCAACTAAAAAATCGCATATACGATTGTTTTACTCACCGGTTTACCAAAATGGTTTTTTAAAACTAAAAATTTATGATTATGTACGCGGTGATTTTGACCATGAAATATACATACAGGAATTCAAGCGCAGGCTGAAAGCACTTCCAGATGAGCAGTTTATCACCATCCCTCTTTAA
- a CDS encoding type III-B CRISPR module-associated Cmr3 family protein: MIIAIEALDTVFFKDGRPFTMGEDDWASSIFPPPPGVIYGALRSAYLARNLSSLNLAGTDNDPTRHLQLRAMALRMGAAARRQVFFPAPLDCARRKNASGKEKNRLYPLRIVRLAAVSSCPLDYILAASFPVESAEGYYCSVDTLADYLGERLDFYWGRNLDRHVYQESKTGIGRNPLTRTARDAQLYRAGTLRLCDLDIVVNLGGLELPEQGLLRLGGEGRAAAYYPATWPELPAVQFAPGEKLFKLYLATPALFEGGWLPRWLDRCDFTGTYAGLRLKLVTAAIGRPLSLGGFDMKQRKPKPMGRAVPAGSVYYFALLEGDIGQVSTKLHNQCISDYYPEQGYGWCLVGRVGDTGDYQVN, from the coding sequence TTGATTATCGCCATTGAAGCGCTGGATACGGTATTTTTTAAGGATGGACGGCCTTTCACCATGGGTGAGGACGACTGGGCCAGCAGTATATTCCCCCCGCCGCCCGGTGTAATATATGGGGCTTTGCGCAGTGCCTACCTGGCCCGTAATCTGTCCAGTTTGAACCTGGCCGGTACGGATAATGACCCTACTCGCCACTTGCAACTGCGGGCCATGGCTTTGCGGATGGGTGCGGCAGCGCGGCGCCAGGTTTTCTTTCCCGCGCCGCTGGATTGTGCCCGCCGGAAAAATGCCTCCGGTAAGGAAAAAAACCGGCTTTATCCTTTGCGCATCGTTCGCCTGGCTGCTGTAAGCAGTTGCCCGTTGGACTATATTCTGGCAGCCTCCTTCCCGGTGGAGAGTGCGGAAGGTTATTATTGCAGTGTCGACACGCTGGCCGACTATCTTGGGGAAAGGCTGGACTTTTACTGGGGCAGGAATCTGGACAGGCATGTTTATCAGGAATCCAAAACCGGTATCGGGCGCAATCCGCTCACCAGAACAGCCCGGGATGCTCAGCTCTACCGGGCGGGCACGCTCCGCCTTTGCGACCTGGATATTGTTGTTAATCTGGGTGGTCTGGAGCTGCCCGAGCAGGGTTTGTTGCGGCTGGGGGGTGAGGGCAGGGCAGCGGCATATTATCCCGCTACCTGGCCGGAATTGCCCGCGGTACAGTTTGCTCCCGGGGAAAAACTTTTCAAGCTTTACCTGGCTACCCCGGCCCTGTTCGAGGGCGGTTGGTTGCCGCGCTGGTTGGACCGGTGTGACTTTACCGGTACATATGCCGGGCTGCGCTTAAAGCTGGTTACAGCGGCCATTGGCCGGCCGCTGTCCCTGGGCGGCTTTGATATGAAACAGAGAAAGCCAAAGCCTATGGGGCGGGCCGTGCCGGCAGGCAGTGTGTACTATTTTGCCCTGCTGGAGGGAGATATTGGCCAGGTTTCGACAAAGTTGCACAACCAGTGTATTTCTGATTACTACCCCGAACAAGGCTATGGTTGGTGCCTGGTTGGCAGAGTGGGCGATACAGGAGACTACCAGGTTAATTAG
- the cmr1 gene encoding type III-B CRISPR module RAMP protein Cmr1, translating into MKQISLECETITPLFWGGADGRVVELRPPALKGILRFWWRAIRAFTAGYREKEAQIFGGGHGNKVKSAFTIRLDGQDVKNNSSLDKLPAHHNVKGHKLNILEYLAYGTYDYKKGEGNIFNRPYIKPGYKFRLLIDLKGDMHCQDELLEALQVFFLFGALGARSRNGFGNIALTDSNPSEYKQKLMALPEKELIEKYLTQKEKPDFTAFSSHCKLFKTIKEYDTWDACLAALGFAYRECRLSLPLQERQYIGAPLIDQASKRNIARLERHAKPYFLRVHRTKNNRYTGYILYLPSLYCTGLSGNAAGESINQQFAGVCTKLNNELARRLEVVI; encoded by the coding sequence ATGAAACAAATTTCCCTGGAATGCGAGACCATCACTCCGCTGTTTTGGGGCGGGGCCGATGGCCGTGTGGTTGAATTGAGACCACCTGCCTTAAAAGGCATCTTGCGCTTTTGGTGGCGGGCCATCCGTGCTTTCACCGCCGGATACCGGGAAAAAGAAGCGCAGATCTTCGGGGGAGGACATGGAAACAAGGTCAAAAGCGCTTTTACTATCAGGCTGGATGGCCAGGATGTGAAAAATAATTCATCGTTAGATAAATTACCTGCACATCATAATGTAAAAGGTCATAAGTTAAATATTTTAGAGTACCTGGCCTATGGTACTTATGACTACAAAAAAGGTGAGGGAAATATATTTAACCGCCCATATATCAAGCCGGGTTATAAGTTTCGCCTATTGATTGACCTGAAAGGGGATATGCATTGCCAGGACGAGTTGTTGGAAGCTCTGCAGGTATTTTTTCTCTTTGGCGCCCTGGGGGCCAGATCACGCAACGGTTTTGGCAATATTGCCCTCACTGACAGCAACCCGTCAGAGTACAAGCAAAAACTGATGGCTTTGCCCGAAAAAGAATTGATAGAAAAATATCTTACCCAGAAGGAAAAACCTGATTTCACCGCTTTCAGTTCTCACTGTAAGCTTTTTAAAACCATTAAAGAATATGATACCTGGGATGCTTGTCTGGCTGCGCTGGGCTTTGCCTATCGGGAGTGTCGCCTGTCCCTGCCGCTGCAAGAACGTCAGTACATTGGTGCCCCCCTCATTGACCAGGCCAGCAAAAGAAATATCGCGCGGTTGGAACGTCATGCCAAGCCCTATTTTCTGCGTGTGCATCGCACTAAAAATAACCGGTACACCGGGTACATACTCTACCTGCCTTCACTTTACTGCACCGGCCTCAGTGGTAACGCTGCTGGAGAGTCAATTAACCAGCAGTTTGCGGGTGTCTGTACCAAGCTAAACAATGAATTAGCTAGAAGGCTTGAGGTGGTAATATGA
- a CDS encoding TM1812 family CRISPR-associated protein yields the protein MHLITSIGKTKYQTCTYSWDGREYSTPFAPVALAHLQGLRGARASVLVTAAAREANYTPLAEQLLQAGLEPRAVPVPEGRDEAEILQIFRIITDLVQPGENVVLDVTFSLRHLPFTYLAALIYLVGLREVNLKGIYYGAYEFGTGQGEERRAPILEITYLFRLIEWYYALNTARREGDFRPLGRLLHGDLGDLFWRGGRDEVLSRVKGHVQELAFALGAVLPLETGYQAARLTALLERLTSLEQLPAAVLALKDMGELLTSWQLTVNLAEKNWKQQVVLDRRELERQLALASWYAGRMNRPAVMLVLREWLISRLQLAHCSRDGGPVYNWLGYERRKRYEQALNRLKERAKQGLVKDPQEKQLASLWSRVTADRNLVAHGGMDEGTVQISVDEINNLLQECQALLDAEVPLEVIQRKGQRVLLTPLGLSRGVLYSGVKLTGPQRLVVLSSPQAAAAIPEILQAAGAPEISCQVLNLADPHLGFREAERLRRENRALWQELAGAGEVVVNITGGTTAMQCVVEDLAAYLDRLGVAVRRVALVDRRPYEEQRANPYVCGELVELEPLR from the coding sequence GTGCATTTAATTACTTCTATTGGCAAAACCAAATATCAAACTTGTACATACTCCTGGGATGGCCGGGAATACAGCACGCCCTTTGCCCCCGTGGCGCTGGCCCATCTGCAAGGGCTGCGCGGAGCCAGGGCCAGTGTGCTGGTGACCGCTGCGGCCAGGGAAGCAAATTACACTCCGCTGGCGGAGCAACTGCTGCAGGCCGGTCTCGAGCCCCGGGCCGTGCCGGTGCCCGAAGGGCGCGATGAGGCCGAGATATTGCAGATCTTCCGGATTATCACCGATTTGGTGCAGCCGGGAGAGAATGTGGTGTTGGATGTGACCTTTTCCCTGCGCCATCTGCCCTTCACCTATCTGGCAGCCCTGATCTATCTGGTGGGTCTGCGGGAGGTAAATCTGAAGGGTATTTATTATGGTGCCTACGAATTCGGTACAGGGCAGGGGGAGGAACGGCGGGCCCCCATACTGGAAATAACTTACCTGTTCCGCCTGATTGAGTGGTACTACGCTCTGAACACCGCCCGCCGGGAGGGGGATTTCCGACCCCTGGGGCGCCTTTTGCACGGCGACCTGGGCGACCTGTTCTGGCGGGGCGGCCGGGATGAGGTGCTGTCCCGGGTTAAAGGGCATGTGCAGGAACTGGCTTTTGCCCTGGGTGCGGTACTGCCTCTGGAAACCGGTTATCAGGCCGCCCGGTTAACTGCTCTGCTGGAGCGGTTAACCTCTCTGGAGCAACTGCCGGCCGCGGTGCTGGCCTTGAAAGATATGGGAGAGCTGCTGACCAGCTGGCAACTGACAGTGAACCTGGCAGAGAAAAACTGGAAGCAGCAGGTGGTGCTGGACCGCCGGGAACTGGAACGGCAGCTGGCTCTGGCCAGCTGGTACGCCGGCCGGATGAACCGGCCGGCGGTGATGCTGGTGCTGCGGGAATGGCTGATCAGCCGGCTGCAGCTGGCCCATTGTTCCCGGGACGGCGGGCCGGTGTACAACTGGTTGGGGTATGAAAGGCGCAAGCGCTACGAGCAGGCGCTGAACAGGCTTAAAGAGCGAGCCAAACAGGGTCTGGTAAAAGATCCGCAGGAAAAGCAGCTGGCTTCTCTTTGGAGCAGGGTCACTGCCGACCGGAACCTGGTGGCCCACGGGGGCATGGATGAGGGGACTGTGCAAATATCAGTGGATGAAATCAATAACCTGTTGCAGGAATGCCAGGCCCTGCTGGATGCCGAGGTGCCACTGGAAGTCATTCAGAGGAAGGGGCAAAGGGTTTTGCTAACCCCCCTGGGTTTGTCCCGGGGTGTCCTGTATAGTGGGGTGAAACTGACCGGTCCGCAGCGGCTGGTGGTGCTTTCTTCCCCACAGGCGGCGGCTGCCATACCCGAGATATTACAGGCGGCCGGAGCGCCGGAGATATCCTGCCAGGTGCTCAATCTGGCCGACCCTCATCTGGGTTTTCGGGAAGCAGAAAGGCTGCGGCGGGAAAACAGGGCACTGTGGCAGGAGCTGGCCGGTGCCGGGGAAGTGGTGGTAAATATCACCGGCGGTACCACTGCCATGCAGTGTGTGGTGGAAGATCTGGCCGCTTATCTAGACCGGCTGGGTGTAGCAGTGCGCCGGGTGGCGCTGGTGGACAGGCGCCCTTATGAAGAACAGCGGGCCAATCCTTATGTCTGCGGAGAGCTGGTAGAACTGGAACCGCTGAGATGA